The Comamonas sp. 26 DNA window CCAGAAGCATTGCACGCCGGGCACGTCGAAGATGAAGAGCATGCCTTCTTGCTGGGGCATCTCTTTGCGGAACATGAGCCCGATCTCACGCTGCTGGGGCGTCTGGGCGAGTTGTGTGTCGATACGGTACATGCCGGCGGTCAGGTCCACGCGGCGCAGGTTCATTTGTGGCTGGCCTTCATCGCGGGCCATGGCGGGCGTCATGCTGCTCACACTGGCAAGGGCGATCAGGGCAGTCGATGCCAGAGCGAGCCAGCGGGCGCGGGAGCTTTTTTGAGTGCGTTGGGGAGAGGTCTTGTCGAGAGAGTTCTTCATAAGCCTTGCATGCCAGACAGGAGATCGAAAACCAGAAGCAGAAACATGTTCTCACGCGCCATGCACGGAAAGCCTGTATCGCTTTCTATTTTGCAGGCGTTGTGGTCGCAGGCTGCTGCGCTCAAGCGGTTTTGAGCAATTTTTTGCAGCGCTGCGGTGACCGGTTTTTATACGGTTATTCTTAAGATTGACTGAGTAGGGCGGGTAAGTGATGCCTGCTCTTTGCACTCAAAACGTGATTCCTGCACCAATCTGGGTGGAGGCTGGCGCAGAGATGCCAAAATCGAGGTCAAGACAAGCACCAGCAAGGTGCGCCGCCGCACAGTATTCAAGATCAGGAGATTTCACAGCATGAGCCAGACCCAGCACATTCAGCTTCCGCCCCAAGGCGAGAAGATCACCGTCAATGCGGACAAGACGTTGAACGTTCCTGACCAGCCCATCGTTCCTTTTATTGAGGGTGATGGCGTCGGTGTCGATGTGACGCCGGTGATGCGCAAGGTGGTCGATGCTGCAGTGGCCAAGGTCTATGGCAGCCAGCGCAAGATTGCGTGGATGGAAGTGTTTGCGGGCGAGAAGGCCGTGCGCACCTATGGCCCCGATGTGTGGCTGCCCGAAGAGACGGTCGCTGCCGTGCGCGACTACGCCGTGTCCATCAAAGGCCCGCTGACTACGCCTGTGGGCGGCGGCATTCGTTCGCTGAACGTGGCGCTGCGCCAGGAGCTTGACCTTTATGTCTGTCTGCGCCCCGTGCAGTATTTCAAGGGCGTGCCTTCACCGCTGAAGGAGCCTGAGAAGACGAATATGGTGATCTTCCGCGAGAACTCGGAAGACATTTACGCGGGCATCGAGTATGCGGCTGGCAGCGAGAAGGTAAAAAAGCTCATCGACTTTCTGGCTAAGGAGCTGGGCTCCAGCAAGATTCGCTTTCCCGAGACTTCGGGCATTGGCATCAAGCCCGTGTCACGCGAGGGCACGGAGCGACTGGTGCGCAAGGCGATTCAGTACGCCATTGACCACGACAAACCCAGCGTGACCTTGGTGCACAAGGGCAACATCATGAAGTTCACGGAAGGCGCTTTCCGTGACTGGGGCTACGCGCTGGCGCAGCGCGAGTTCGGTGCCGAGCTGATGGATGGCGGCCCCATGTGCCGTATCAAGAATCCGAAGACGGGCAAAGACATCATCATCAAGGATTCGATCACCGACGCCTTCTTGCAGCAGATTCTGATGCGCCCGGCCGAGTACTCGGTGGTGGCTACGCTCAACCTGAACGGCGATTACATCTCCGACGCGCTGGCCGCGCAGGTGGGCGGTATCGGCATTGCGCCTGGCGCCAATATGTCGGAGACGATTGCCTGCTTTGAAGCCACGCACGGCACGGCACCGCGCTATGCGGGCAAGGACTATGTGAACCCCGGCTCCATGATTTTGTGCGCCGAGATGATGCTGCGCCACATGGGTTGGCGCGAGGCGGCAGATCTGATTGTGCAAGCGCTGGAAAAAGCGATTCTGAGCAAGCATGTGACCTATGACTTCGCCCGCCTGATGGATGGCGCGACGCAGGTGTCGTGCTCGAAGTTTGGTGATGTGGTCATTTCCATGATGGACTAGCCAAGTTACCCCCTGAGGGGTTGCGCGCCTTCCCCCAAGGGGGACGACGCCATCGCCGCGAGGCGGCTCTTGCTTGGCGTCTCTGACTTGGTGCGTGCCGGTTTTTAGCGGTGTGTATCAAAAAAACAGCCCCGACGGGGCTGTTTTTGTTGCGAGCTGACGATCAGCGCTGGGGTAGCTCGCAGCCGTCAGGGCCGCAGCTGGGGTCTGCATCACCGGCTTGCTGTGGGTTGAGGGCGGCGATTTGCTCTACCCATTCGGCCAGTTGCTGCTTCCAGCCAGCGACATCGCCCAGCCACTCGCCCAGTTCAAGGCGCTGCACGGCGCGCTGACCAGGTTGTTCGGGGTGATCAAACTCCAGCGCCAGAGTGGGGAAGCCCTGACCCTGAACCATGCCCAGCCACTGGCGGCTGTCGGCAATGTGTTCATGGGTGGCTGCGCCGCTTTGCTCGGCGTAGGCGGGGTCATAGGCAGCGCTTTCCAGGCCGATGCTGGCGGCCAGCTCGCGCAGTACGGCGGGGTCGCTGATGCGGCGGCCGTCCACGTAATGGGCTTTTTGCTGGGCAGACAACATTTCCAGGCCTTTACCGGCGAGCGCTTCAGCAGCGAGCAGGGCGGTGGTGGGGGGCTCGGAGTCGAGTGGCGCGCCGATGTCGTTCAGCAGGCCGTTGAAGTAGGCATCGCCAAAGGGCTGGCCGGTCATTTCGGCAATGCGCTGGTCGCTAGCCATGACTTTTTCGCGCCAGTCGGCGGTGATGGTGCGGGTGTGGTCGCCCGTCAGCATGCCGCCTGCGTGCCATTGAACCTGAATGCCAGGCACTTCGCGTGCGGCTTTGACCAGCGGTGCGGCGGCGTAGCACCAGCCGCACAGTGGATCAAAAATGTAATGCAACACCAAGGCGGCAGGGGTGGATGTAGTCATGGGCGGGATAGCCTTAAAGGCCTGCAAAAGTACGAACAGTCTTCAATGTAAAGGCTGTGTCAAAGGCGTTGCTGTCATCTGCATGATGACCCTGGCGGTGATCTTGGCAAAATGGGCGCATCGTCACTTGCCTGATTTTTACCTATGCGCATGAATGTCACGCCACCACCGCGTTCGCCCCAAAAAAACGAGCCCACGCCGCAGTCCGTTGCCCGGCGCAGCACTTTTCTGTTTTTGCTGTTCTGGCTGGTGGTGATGGGGGGCATGTATCTGGCCATGCAGCATTTTGTGAAGCCCGCGCAGGCCAAAGTCATGGCCGATGGGGCGGTGCGCATTGAGCGCGGTATGGATGGTCACTTTCGTGTCAAAGGCTATGTGAACGATCAGCCCGTGACCTTTCTGGTCGATACCGGCGCATCTTCTGTCAGCGTGACCGATGTGCTGGCGGACCGTGCAGGGCTGGAGGGCGGCGAGAAGGTGCGCTTTCGCACCGCCAACGGCGAGCGCGACGGCCGCATTGTGGTGGCGGACGAGGTACGCATTGCCAGTCTGCGCGTGCGCGATGTGCGCGTGGGAACGGGCTACACCGGTGAAGATAGCGACGACGCGCTGCTGGGCCAGAACTTTCTGCGCTTTTTTGATGTGCAGATGAGCGGCGATGAAATGCTGCTGCGCCCGCGCAAGTCGGCTCGCTAACTGGGGTGCAGAGTGGGGCGCAGAGCCATTGACACAGCGCGCTGTTCACGTTTGTACGGTGGCAGGCCGTTTTTGCCTGTAAGCCATGTCTGACTGGATTAAAGTAGGCCGCTTTGCCAACCGGCAAACAGAACAGGCGCGTTACGCCGCAGACTTACACGGTTCGCGGTGGCTGGTGTGCCCTCCATGCTCATGAGTGAAAGACATGTTCCGGGACTGTTGCCATTTAATGGACTGCGCGCCAGATGGCGTGCGGCGGACGACACTCAATGGACTGGTTAACCCAACTCTTCAAGACCCTCAACGACGTTGTCTGGGGCGTTCCCATGATCGTGCTGATTCTCGGCACGGGCTTTTATCTTCAGATTCGACTGGGCTTCATGCCGCTGCGCAATATCGTGCGTGGCTTTCGCATGATCTGGCGTAGCCGCCGCCCCGGCGACAAGGCTGATGGCGACATCACACCTTATGCCGCGCTGATGACGGCGCTGTCTGCCACGGTGGGCACGGGCAATATTGCCGGCGTGGCCACAGCGATTGCCGTGGGCGGCCCCGGTGCCTTGTTCTGGATGTGGATGACCGCACTGCTTGGCATGGCCACCAAGTACGGTGAAGTGGTGCTGGCAGTGAGGTACCGCGAGAAAAACGACCACGGCCAGTGGGTTGGCGGCCCCATGTACGCCATCAAGAATGGTCTGGGCCGCAAGTGGAAGTGGCTGGGCACGCTGTTTGCCTTGTTCGGCGGCCTAGCTGGTTTTGGCATTGGCTCCATGGTGCAGTCCAACGGCATTGCATCGGCCATGCATACCGCTTTTGGTCTGGAAAACTGGGTGACCGGCGTGGCGCTGGCTGTGATGACCGGCGCTGTGGTGTTGGGCGGTATCACCCGCATTGGGGCGGTGGCTGAAAAGCTGGTTCCGGCCATGTGCGTTGCCTATGTCGTTTGCGTGCTGTATGTGCTGGGCGTGTATGTGGACCGCATTCCTGCGGCCTTTGCGCTGATCTTTGAGCAGGCCTTCAACCCCACGGCGGCGACAGGTGGCTTTTTGGGGTCGACCGTGCTGATGGCGATCCGCATGGGTGTGGCGCGCGGTATTTTCTCGAATGAAGCGGGCTTGGGCACCGCCGGTATTGCACAGGCCGCTGGTGCCACGCGCGACCCGGTGTTCTCGGGCCTGGTCGGCATGATGGGCACGTTCATCGACACTATCATCGTCTGCACCATGACCGGTCTGGCCATTGTGGTCAGTGGTGTCTGGCACTCGGGTGCCACGGGTGCGGTGCTGTCTACTCAGAGCTTTGAGGCCGCCATGCCGGGTATTGGCAAATATGTGCTGGCCATTTGCCTGTCTGTGTTTGCCTTCACCACCATTCTGGGCTGGGCCTATTACGGTGAAAAGTGCTGGACTTATCTGGTTGGCACTGTCTGCGAAAAGCCTTTCCGCATCTTCTGGACCATCAGCGCCTTTGTGGGTGCCGTGGCGACGCTGGACTTTGCATGGCTGGTGGCTGATACGCTGAATGCGCTGATGGCGATTCCGAATCTGATCTCTTTGCTGCTGCTCTCGCCTGTGATTGTTCAGCTCACCAGCGAATACTTTGCGCGCAAAGAAAATCAATAATCACTTTTGATAGCTGCTGGCGCTTGATAGATAAGCGATAGCGGCCATTTATCTGTAAAAATTCTTTTGACAGGGCGCTGGTGTGCAAGCATCAGCGCCCTGTGCGGTTTTGGGCGCGCCTGGCTGATGGCGGCGGCTGCATCTGCGAAAATGCATGTTTTCAGGGAATGGCCGCAGCCCACAAGGCGCTTGCGGCTGTGGTGCGTATCGAGGCTCGATCCACGCCCTGGCTTCGTGGCCTGCCTAGCGCTGTCTTGTGACAGCCGCCGCAGGTTTTTCATGTTGCCGAGCATCGAGTCAGATCGCCCGCGATCACCGCCTTCATCCGCCTGACCTCTGCCCGACTACACGCCATTGCCCGGCGGCCTGCAGGCCGCATGGGCGCAGCCATGGATAGTCTGCCGTGTCCCACCGCCAGCCCGTTCGCGTTCCCGAACGCCACCAGTACGCAGCCCTGATTGACGCCCGTTCGCCCGGCGAGTTTGCGCTGGACCACATTCCCGGTGCCATCAACTGCCCTGTGCTCAGCGATGCAGAGCGCGCCGAGATTGGCACCATCTACAAGCAGGTCAGCCCGTTTGAGGCCAAGCGCTTGGGCGCAGCCTATGTCGCGGCCAATCTGGCGCGCCATCTGCGCGAAACCTTTGCCGACAAGCCTGCCAACTGGAAGCCGCTGGTCTATTGCTGGCGCGGCGGTCTACGCAGTGGATCCATGGTGACCTGGCTGCGTCTGGTGGGCTGGGACGCGCAGCAGCTCGCCGGTGGCTACAAGTCTTTTCGCGGCCATGTGATCGAGCAGCTTGAAACGCTGGTGCCCCAGTTGCAGATGCGCGTGCTGTGCGGCGCAACGGGCTCGGCCAAGACCCGTGTGTTGCATGCGCTGGCCGAAAGCGGCGAGCAGGTGCTGGACCTGGAAGGCTTTGCCAGCCACAAGGGCTCGCTATTGGGCAACTTGCCCGGCATTGAGCAGCCCAGCCAGAAGCGCTTTGAGACCCTGATTGCCGAAAAGTTGGAGCAGTTTGACCTGTCTCGCCCCGTCTATCTAGAAGGCGAGAGCGCCAAGATTGGCCGTGTTGGCCTGCCGCTGGTGCTGGTGTCGCACCTGCACAAGGCCCCCGTCATTGAAGTGCGTGCTACTGAGTCTGCACGCCTGTCCTTTCTGCTGCGCGACTATGCGTATCTGGGCGATGAGCCCGATGCGCTGGCCGACAAGCTGGGCTGGCTCAAAGAGCTGCATGGCAATGTCGTGATCAGCCGCTGGCAGGAATGGGCACGTACCAAAGAGCTATCGCCCTTGTTTGAGGAGCTGATGCTGCGCCACTACGACCCGCATTACGAGCGCTCCCAGTCCAATCATTTTGACCAGTGGCCCGTGCGCAAAGTGCTGGAGACCGATGACCTGTCTGACGCCGGCATTCAACGACTGGCGCAGCAAGTCGTGGCGCTGGAGTCTTGATCAGGCAGGTTCCATAAAAATCGGCACCAGTGACAGCAGCAGCAGGCCTGCCATCACGCCGTTAAAGGTTCGCAGCGCCTGCGGTGTGCGCAGTGCGCGGCCTACGGTGCTGCCAAACAGTGTCCAGACGCTGATGCTGGGGAAGTTGATGACCCCCATGACCAGTGCCGACAGCATTAGGTTGCTAAAAAAGCCATCGCGGGGCGTATAGGTGGCCACAATGCCAATGGCCATGATCCAGGCCTTGGGATTGACCCACTGAAACGCCGCCGCCTGCCAGAAGCTGAAGGGGTGCTTGCCAGATTGCCCCTGATCCACGCCGCCAGCGCGTGCAATCTTCCAGGCCAGCCACACAAGATAGGCCGCACCCACATATTTGAGCAGGGTGTAGATGCGCGGCTCGGCCTCGAACAGCTTGCCCAGGCCTGCGCCAATCAGCAGCACCATGATGACCACGCCCATGCAGATGCCCAGCATGTGGGGCATGCTGCGGCGGTAGCCAAAGGTGGCACCGGAGGCAGTGAGCATTACATTGTTGGGTCCGGGCGTGACGGAGCTGACAAAGGCAAACATGGCCAGTGGCAGTACAAACGACAGGGATTCGGGCAGCATTTGCATGGTGGTGGCTTGGCGTTGAAGCGGTGAGTGCGCTCAATGCTAAGCGGCGAAATCAGTACAGTAGCGGTACACTTTGCCATGCCAGTTGATGAGCTGGCCTGCTTGTGCAACCCTGACAGTTGAAGGCTTCATCCATGCTCGATTCCAAATCAGAACCTGCGGCAACGGCTTTAGCCACCACCGCCTTATCCGCTTCCGTCAGTCTGGGCTGGCAGCCCATGCGCGCAAGTTCCATAGGGCTGGCCGAGCAACTGGTTGAGCATTTCGGGGCGCTGGTGCGCAATCACGGCTTGCGGGCCGGTGTGCGTCTTCCCTCCGTACGGGCGCTGGCTGAGAGCGCAGGCGTAAGCCGCGACACCGTCGTGCAGGCCTATGACAGGCTGGCCGCACAGGGCTTGATTGTGTCGCGCCGAGGCAGCGGTTTTTATGTGGCGGCCCAGCGTTCGGTGACGGCACCAGCAGAACCGGCAAAATCCGCATCGCCTCAGGTGGTGGAGTTTGATACTTCCTATCTGCTCAGAGGCATTTTTCGCGAGAGCGGAGATGGCACGACCAATGCCGGCTGCC harbors:
- a CDS encoding sodium:alanine symporter family protein; translated protein: MDWLTQLFKTLNDVVWGVPMIVLILGTGFYLQIRLGFMPLRNIVRGFRMIWRSRRPGDKADGDITPYAALMTALSATVGTGNIAGVATAIAVGGPGALFWMWMTALLGMATKYGEVVLAVRYREKNDHGQWVGGPMYAIKNGLGRKWKWLGTLFALFGGLAGFGIGSMVQSNGIASAMHTAFGLENWVTGVALAVMTGAVVLGGITRIGAVAEKLVPAMCVAYVVCVLYVLGVYVDRIPAAFALIFEQAFNPTAATGGFLGSTVLMAIRMGVARGIFSNEAGLGTAGIAQAAGATRDPVFSGLVGMMGTFIDTIIVCTMTGLAIVVSGVWHSGATGAVLSTQSFEAAMPGIGKYVLAICLSVFAFTTILGWAYYGEKCWTYLVGTVCEKPFRIFWTISAFVGAVATLDFAWLVADTLNALMAIPNLISLLLLSPVIVQLTSEYFARKENQ
- a CDS encoding TIGR02281 family clan AA aspartic protease → MRMNVTPPPRSPQKNEPTPQSVARRSTFLFLLFWLVVMGGMYLAMQHFVKPAQAKVMADGAVRIERGMDGHFRVKGYVNDQPVTFLVDTGASSVSVTDVLADRAGLEGGEKVRFRTANGERDGRIVVADEVRIASLRVRDVRVGTGYTGEDSDDALLGQNFLRFFDVQMSGDEMLLRPRKSAR
- a CDS encoding LysE family translocator; translated protein: MQMLPESLSFVLPLAMFAFVSSVTPGPNNVMLTASGATFGYRRSMPHMLGICMGVVIMVLLIGAGLGKLFEAEPRIYTLLKYVGAAYLVWLAWKIARAGGVDQGQSGKHPFSFWQAAAFQWVNPKAWIMAIGIVATYTPRDGFFSNLMLSALVMGVINFPSISVWTLFGSTVGRALRTPQALRTFNGVMAGLLLLSLVPIFMEPA
- the mnmH gene encoding tRNA 2-selenouridine(34) synthase MnmH, giving the protein MSHRQPVRVPERHQYAALIDARSPGEFALDHIPGAINCPVLSDAERAEIGTIYKQVSPFEAKRLGAAYVAANLARHLRETFADKPANWKPLVYCWRGGLRSGSMVTWLRLVGWDAQQLAGGYKSFRGHVIEQLETLVPQLQMRVLCGATGSAKTRVLHALAESGEQVLDLEGFASHKGSLLGNLPGIEQPSQKRFETLIAEKLEQFDLSRPVYLEGESAKIGRVGLPLVLVSHLHKAPVIEVRATESARLSFLLRDYAYLGDEPDALADKLGWLKELHGNVVISRWQEWARTKELSPLFEELMLRHYDPHYERSQSNHFDQWPVRKVLETDDLSDAGIQRLAQQVVALES
- a CDS encoding DsbA family protein; translation: MTTSTPAALVLHYIFDPLCGWCYAAAPLVKAAREVPGIQVQWHAGGMLTGDHTRTITADWREKVMASDQRIAEMTGQPFGDAYFNGLLNDIGAPLDSEPPTTALLAAEALAGKGLEMLSAQQKAHYVDGRRISDPAVLRELAASIGLESAAYDPAYAEQSGAATHEHIADSRQWLGMVQGQGFPTLALEFDHPEQPGQRAVQRLELGEWLGDVAGWKQQLAEWVEQIAALNPQQAGDADPSCGPDGCELPQR
- the icd gene encoding NADP-dependent isocitrate dehydrogenase; translated protein: MSQTQHIQLPPQGEKITVNADKTLNVPDQPIVPFIEGDGVGVDVTPVMRKVVDAAVAKVYGSQRKIAWMEVFAGEKAVRTYGPDVWLPEETVAAVRDYAVSIKGPLTTPVGGGIRSLNVALRQELDLYVCLRPVQYFKGVPSPLKEPEKTNMVIFRENSEDIYAGIEYAAGSEKVKKLIDFLAKELGSSKIRFPETSGIGIKPVSREGTERLVRKAIQYAIDHDKPSVTLVHKGNIMKFTEGAFRDWGYALAQREFGAELMDGGPMCRIKNPKTGKDIIIKDSITDAFLQQILMRPAEYSVVATLNLNGDYISDALAAQVGGIGIAPGANMSETIACFEATHGTAPRYAGKDYVNPGSMILCAEMMLRHMGWREAADLIVQALEKAILSKHVTYDFARLMDGATQVSCSKFGDVVISMMD
- a CDS encoding DUF192 domain-containing protein gives rise to the protein MKNSLDKTSPQRTQKSSRARWLALASTALIALASVSSMTPAMARDEGQPQMNLRRVDLTAGMYRIDTQLAQTPQQREIGLMFRKEMPQQEGMLFIFDVPGVQCFWMRNTLLPLTAAFVADDGTIVNLADMKPMSDDSHCSAKPVRYVLEMNKGWFAKRGIQAGAKLGGAPFNRQ